Proteins co-encoded in one Stomoxys calcitrans chromosome 5, idStoCalc2.1, whole genome shotgun sequence genomic window:
- the LOC106088574 gene encoding serine protease inhibitor 42Dd isoform X1 has product MRFEGKSSLILLSVAIFCHVVSSSPISNEPKFYYDLFKEISSTYGSKSLVYSPFSVQTCLTMASFGAAGKTATDLQKSLVFVGQTTESVAESFHSILAKYENSKYLNIANKFYVMDGYKVKQQFNEILSNKFFSSAENIDFQQSEKSTEIINNWVKSKTDNAISDLVKPGVITGDTRLFLLSAIHFKGSWEKPFAAEATKEGDFYTDETHAVKLPLMYKEESVLFGWYQDLEASAIRLPYADSDLSMVIVLPHKRSGLSAVLQKLEKMSYNTFLQNMKKSSRSIHIVVPKFKAELDVELNDVLKRMGMESMFDGADFSNMLDTTENIKIRTVLHKAVIEVNEEGTKASAATGMEGMYFSMPQVFRANHPFYYAIINEDLIPLFEGTFIGV; this is encoded by the exons ATGCGATTTGAGG GTAAATCGTCGTTAATTCTTTTGAGCGTGGCAATATTTTGCCATGTTGTCTCTTCATCGCCCATTAGCAATGAGCCGAAATTTTACTACGACCTTTTCAAAGAAATCTCCAGCACATATGGCTCGAAAAGTCTTGTCTACTCTCCATTTTCTGTACAAACATGTTTGACCATGGCCAGCTTTGGTGCTGCAGGAAAAACTGCCACCGATCTTCAAAAGAGTCTAGTCTTTGTTGGCCAAACTACAGAGAGTGTGGCCGAAAGCTTCCACTCCATCTTGGCCAAGTACGAAAACAGCAAATACCTTAATATTGCCAATAAATTCTATGTCATGGATGGCTACAAAGTCAAGCAAcaattcaatgaaatattgaGCAATAAGTTCTTTTCCTCAGCCGAAAATATTGATTTCCAGCAAAGCGAAAAATCCACCGAAATAATCAACAATTGGGTTAAGTCGAAAACGGACAATGCCATTAGCGATCTCGTGAAGCCGGGTGTCATCACCGGCGATACGCGTTTGTTCTTGCTAAGCGCCATTCATTTCAAGGGCAGCTGGGAGAAACCTTTTGCAGCGGAAGCCACCAAAGAAGGTGATTTCTATACAGATGAGACTCATGCCGTAAAATTGCCACTAATGTATAAAGAGGAAAGTGTATTGTTTGGTTGGTATCAAGATTTGGAAGCTTCGGCTATACGTTTGCCCTACGCAGATTCGGATCTCTCAATGGTCATTGTCTTGCCCCATAAACGCAGTGGATTATCTGCAGTGCTgcagaaattggaaaaaatgtcaTACAATACGTTTTTGCAAAACATGAAAAAGTCTTCACGCAGCATACATATCGTGGTGCCTAAATTCAAAGCTGAGTTGGATGTTGAACTGAACGATGTGCTGAAAAGG ATGGGCATGGAAAGCATGTTCGATGGCGCTGACTTTAGCAATATGCTGGACACTACCGAGAACATAAAAATTCGTACAGTTCTACACAAGGCTGTCATTGAGGTGAATGAGGAAGGCACTAAAGCATCTGCTGCTACAG GAATGGAAGGAATGTACTTTTCTATGCCACAAGTCTTTCGAGCTAATCATCCATTTTACTATGCTATCATCAACGAAGATTTAATTCCATTATTCGAAGGCACTTTTATTGgtgtttaa
- the LOC106088574 gene encoding serine protease inhibitor 42Dd isoform X2, protein MRFEGKSSLILLSVAIFCHVVSSSPISNEPKFYYDLFKEISSTYGSKSLVYSPFSVQTCLTMASFGAAGKTATDLQKSLVFVGQTTESVAESFHSILAKYENSKYLNIANKFYVMDGYKVKQQFNEILSNKFFSSAENIDFQQSEKSTEIINNWVKSKTDNAISDLVKPGVITGDTRLFLLSAIHFKGSWEKPFAAEATKEGDFYTDETHAVKLPLMYKEESVLFGWYQDLEASAIRLPYADSDLSMVIVLPHKRSGLSAVLQKLEKMSYNTFLQNMKKSSRSIHIVVPKFKAELDVELNDVLKRTQKRMSRFS, encoded by the exons ATGCGATTTGAGG GTAAATCGTCGTTAATTCTTTTGAGCGTGGCAATATTTTGCCATGTTGTCTCTTCATCGCCCATTAGCAATGAGCCGAAATTTTACTACGACCTTTTCAAAGAAATCTCCAGCACATATGGCTCGAAAAGTCTTGTCTACTCTCCATTTTCTGTACAAACATGTTTGACCATGGCCAGCTTTGGTGCTGCAGGAAAAACTGCCACCGATCTTCAAAAGAGTCTAGTCTTTGTTGGCCAAACTACAGAGAGTGTGGCCGAAAGCTTCCACTCCATCTTGGCCAAGTACGAAAACAGCAAATACCTTAATATTGCCAATAAATTCTATGTCATGGATGGCTACAAAGTCAAGCAAcaattcaatgaaatattgaGCAATAAGTTCTTTTCCTCAGCCGAAAATATTGATTTCCAGCAAAGCGAAAAATCCACCGAAATAATCAACAATTGGGTTAAGTCGAAAACGGACAATGCCATTAGCGATCTCGTGAAGCCGGGTGTCATCACCGGCGATACGCGTTTGTTCTTGCTAAGCGCCATTCATTTCAAGGGCAGCTGGGAGAAACCTTTTGCAGCGGAAGCCACCAAAGAAGGTGATTTCTATACAGATGAGACTCATGCCGTAAAATTGCCACTAATGTATAAAGAGGAAAGTGTATTGTTTGGTTGGTATCAAGATTTGGAAGCTTCGGCTATACGTTTGCCCTACGCAGATTCGGATCTCTCAATGGTCATTGTCTTGCCCCATAAACGCAGTGGATTATCTGCAGTGCTgcagaaattggaaaaaatgtcaTACAATACGTTTTTGCAAAACATGAAAAAGTCTTCACGCAGCATACATATCGTGGTGCCTAAATTCAAAGCTGAGTTGGATGTTGAACTGAACGATGTGCTGAAAAGG acccagAAACGGAtgagccgattttcttga
- the LOC131997834 gene encoding antichymotrypsin-2-like yields MGYQTKPFAMLLALALFQCFVSSTPIGSDSQFYSGLESFNGNLFSEVFKAYGSKNLIFSPFSIQTCVTMASYGAAGKTAVDLQKGLGFTGQPSETVADNFHSILAKYANSNILKLANKFYVMEGYKVKDNFNEVLTNKFFSAAENINFAESAKATEAVNNWVKEKTDNAITDLVKPGVLTSDTRMFLLSAIHFKGTWKKPFWPESTKDSDFYTDETHSVKVPLMFKRGRAEYGWLKDLEASAVRLPYADSDLSMLIVLPDTRTGLTSLLKKLKNVPLKSLRQNLSEGSGAVEIWLPKFKAELDVELRDVLKEMGMGSMFYEADFSNMFDSPEHIAIGKVLHKAVIEVNEEGTKASATTAMEAVSYSSPRQFKADHPFYYVIINEDSVPLFEGTFVGF; encoded by the exons ATGGGATACCAAA caaaaCCTTTTGCTATGCTTCTAGCATTAGCCCTGTTCCAATGCTTTGTTTCCTCTACGCCCATAGGCAGCGACTCGCAATTCTATAGTGGTTTGGAATCCTTTAATGGCAATCTATTTAGCGAAGTCTTCAAAGCCTATGGCTCCAAGAATCTAATTTTCTCCCCATTCTCCATACAAACATGCGTGACCATGGCCAGTTATGGTGCTGCCGGCAAAACTGCCGTCGATCTACAAAAAGGTTTAGGTTTTACCGGTCAACCATCGGAAACCGTGGCGGATAACTTTCACTCCATATTGGCCAAATATGCCAACAGCAACATTTTGAAGTTAGCCAACAAATTCTATGTCATGGAAGGCTACAAAGTTAAGGATAATTTCAATGAGGTCCTGACCAACAAATTCTTTTCCGCTGCTGAAAATATAAACTTTGCAGAAAGCGCTAAGGCCACCGAAGCCGTTAATAACTGGGTAAAGGAGAAGACCGACAATGCCATAACAGATCTTGTGAAGCCCGGAGTCCTCACCAGCGATACACGCATGTTCCTGTTAAGTGCTATTCATTTCAAGGGTACCTGGAAGAAACCGTTTTGGCCTGAATCCACCAAAGACAGCGATTTCTATACTGACGAAACGCATAGCGTAAAAGTGCCATTGATGTTCAAACGCGGTAGAGCTGAATATGGTTGGTTAAAGGATTTGGAAGCCTCTGCGGTACGTTTGCCCTATGCTGACTCAGATCTCTCCATGTTGATTGTGTTGCCCGATACCCGCACTGGCTTGACTTCATTGTTAAAGAAATTAAAGAATGTTCCATTGAAATCTCTGAGACAAAACTTGTCTGAAGGCTCGGGTGCCGTTGAAATTTGGTTGCCTAAATTCAAGGCTGAGTTGGATGTGGAACTAAGGGATGTTCTTAAAGAG atgGGCATGGGTAGCATGTTCTATGAAGCCGACTTTAGCAATATGTTTGACAGCCCCGAGCACATTGCCATTGGTAAGGTACTCCATAAGGCTGTTATTGAAGTGAATGAAGAAGGAACTAAAGCATCGGCTACCACAG CCATGGAAGCTGTAAGTTATTCTTCCCCAAGACAATTCAAAGCTGATCATCCATTTTATTATGTTATCATCAATGAAGATTCTGTTCCATTGTTTGAAGGCACTTTCGTTGGTTTTTAA